In a single window of the Labrus mixtus chromosome 20, fLabMix1.1, whole genome shotgun sequence genome:
- the pmp22a gene encoding peripheral myelin protein 22a, with protein sequence MLLILLGVLVLHLIILVLLIVSTAASAWSVGGDRSSDLWYNCMTTNVGYHCKPASNEDWIQAVQALMILSLLFCFFSLIAFVFQLFKLVKGGRFFLTAIFQILASVFVMCGAIIYTVMSPDDVPDTQFGYAYILAWVAFPLCLISGLIYIVLRKKE encoded by the exons ATGCTGCTCATCCTGCTTGGAGTGCTCGTCCTGCACCTCATCATCCTCGTTCTCCTCATTGTGTCCACAGCAGCCAGT GCTTGGTCTGTAGGTGGGGACAGGAGCTCAGATCTGTGGTACAACTGCATGACAACTAATGTAGGCTATCACTGCAAGCCTGCAAGCAATGAAG ACTGGATCCAGGCGGTGCAGGCCCTCATGATCCTGTCCTtgctcttctgcttcttctccctCATTGCGTTCGTGTTTCAACTGTTCAAACTGGTGAAGGGCGGACGCTTCTTCCTCACGGCCATCTTCCAGATCTTGGCGA gtgtgtttgtgatgtgcGGGGCGATCATCTACACGGTGATGAGTCCGGATGACGTACCCGACACACAGTTCGGCTACGCCTACATTCTGGCCTGGGTggctttccctctctgtctcatcaGCGGCCTCATTTATATCGTGCTGAGGAAGAAAGAATGA